The following proteins are encoded in a genomic region of Pirellulales bacterium:
- a CDS encoding cobalamin-dependent protein (Presence of a B(12) (cobalamin)-binding domain implies dependence on cobalamin itself, in one of its several forms, or in some unusual lineages, dependence on a cobalamin-like analog.) translates to MPSVTTLELSSLVATPARIEPVSADGDVVRRAALALYCQQNFLHDIEATSQAVEANLRPIEDGGLDDNFAGVNRDLINLADEIATVCGETQHATTRTKQFLDASTESLHEMHATAQALAKDCQNIREVAAAVDNFARQTSLLSLNARIEAARAAEHGLGFAVVADEVSKLASRIKTESESIRRVVAVIAGNMERVAEQLRVEMENNHEQTEALARMVASNVALAAKGEQLPATVAKLDQFLDPLERARQARGQNRMLQVTVGNLCRNIASIYGALRGCVPETQRPAGVPDLDGFIEQLATSLTTGRDLSIETLLAAQLDAGTTPQQCLAAIGSAVQAANIRQKHRHVSVGDYYLNFLVVERGLALLDQRLSRQVRGDMKVVLGNARGDYHSLGREMVGLFLRAAGIEVIDVGLGVEVPAFVRAVRESGARVVGVSSLLVESAKEIRKLRESLDRAALRHVKIVAGGACFVVDRDFGFEVGADYVATAASDMVSIVEEIYQHTPFGAATRAAARPSGAAR, encoded by the coding sequence ATGCCGTCCGTTACCACGCTCGAACTGTCTTCGCTTGTTGCCACCCCGGCGCGCATCGAGCCGGTCTCTGCCGACGGCGACGTTGTCCGCCGTGCGGCGTTGGCACTGTACTGCCAACAGAACTTCTTGCACGACATTGAGGCCACGAGCCAGGCCGTCGAGGCCAACCTGCGGCCGATCGAAGACGGCGGTCTCGACGACAATTTTGCCGGCGTCAACCGCGACCTGATCAACCTGGCCGACGAGATCGCCACCGTCTGCGGCGAGACGCAACACGCCACGACCCGGACCAAGCAGTTCCTCGACGCGTCGACCGAGAGCCTGCACGAAATGCACGCAACGGCCCAGGCCCTGGCGAAAGACTGCCAGAACATTCGCGAGGTCGCGGCCGCGGTCGACAATTTCGCGCGCCAGACTTCGCTCTTGTCGCTCAATGCCCGGATCGAGGCGGCCCGCGCCGCCGAACACGGCCTGGGGTTTGCCGTGGTGGCCGACGAAGTGAGCAAGCTGGCGTCGCGCATCAAGACCGAGAGTGAATCGATCCGCCGCGTCGTCGCCGTGATCGCCGGCAACATGGAACGTGTCGCCGAGCAACTGCGGGTCGAGATGGAGAACAACCACGAACAGACCGAGGCCCTGGCGCGGATGGTCGCGTCGAACGTGGCCCTGGCCGCCAAGGGGGAGCAGCTTCCGGCCACGGTCGCGAAGCTCGACCAGTTTCTCGATCCGCTGGAAAGGGCCCGACAAGCCCGCGGACAGAATCGGATGCTGCAGGTCACCGTGGGCAACCTGTGCCGGAACATCGCCAGCATCTACGGGGCCTTGCGGGGCTGCGTGCCCGAGACACAGCGGCCGGCGGGCGTACCGGACCTCGACGGCTTCATCGAGCAATTGGCTACGAGTCTGACCACGGGCCGCGACTTGTCGATCGAGACGCTGCTTGCCGCGCAGCTCGACGCCGGCACGACGCCCCAGCAGTGTCTGGCCGCGATCGGCAGCGCCGTCCAGGCCGCGAATATTCGCCAGAAGCATCGCCACGTATCGGTCGGCGACTATTACCTCAATTTCCTGGTCGTCGAGCGCGGGCTGGCTCTGCTGGACCAGCGACTGTCCCGCCAGGTGCGTGGCGACATGAAGGTCGTGCTCGGCAATGCCCGCGGCGATTACCACAGCCTGGGCCGCGAAATGGTCGGCCTGTTCCTGCGGGCCGCCGGCATCGAGGTGATCGACGTAGGCCTGGGGGTCGAAGTGCCGGCCTTCGTCCGCGCCGTCCGCGAGTCGGGGGCCCGGGTGGTCGGCGTCTCGTCGCTGCTGGTCGAATCGGCCAAGGAAATCCGCAAGCTGCGCGAGTCGCTCGACCGGGCCGCGCTGCGGCATGTGAAGATCGTCGCCGGCGGGGCCTGCTTTGTCGTCGACCGCGACTTCGGCTTCGAGGTGGGCGCCGATTACGTGGCCACCGCGGCCAGCGACATGGTCAGCATCGTCGAGGAAATCTACCAGCACACGCCGTTCGGCGCCGCAACCCGCGCCGCGGCCCGGCCGTCAGGAGCAGCACGATGA
- a CDS encoding heavy metal translocating P-type ATPase — translation MPVALYEPEHSEQFCCAGCRTAYAIIRQYDLDDYYAVRRASTGAAQAATGQGGAYDEMDDPYFAEQHVTCTALGANQVQLYLQGVHCAACVWLVERLPRVVPGAIEARLNLGRSTVDLTWDPQQVTLAQIARALDRFGYAPHPVNSDLNALAFRREDRAWLVKLAIAGACAGNAMLIAFALYAGMFSTMATGHANLFRWASALVGGVALLGPGAVFFRGAWAALRTRTPHMDVPIALGLAAGGIAGVINTVLGIGEIYFDSLAVLVFFLLLGRWIQFRQQRHAADSVALLRCLTPRLAHRVEEDQVRSIPLDALRPGDLAEVRVGELVPADGVVTSGQSTLDQAILTGEATPVTVGPGEAIVAGATNLSAPLRLRVEAVGYDTRVGRLLRLVEQATAEKTPLLRLADRMSGYFVAVVLVLAVGTLAWWWVHRDWSVAIENAVALLIVSCPCALGLATPLALAVAYGRAARRGILIKSGDVLEHLARPGRIWLDKTGTLTAGKLRVLRFIGEGGWRPHVALLERSATHPLAQALARDLAVDMRAAELASLEVERFEQIHGQGIVGRVAGHELVVGSAVLLADRQIALGDELAGHLPRLAAEGLTPVLIAGDGAGVALAALGDELRADALPSVEALRALGWDVGILSGDHPLLVER, via the coding sequence GTGCCGGTCGCGCTCTACGAGCCCGAGCACAGCGAGCAGTTTTGTTGCGCGGGTTGCCGCACCGCGTACGCGATCATCCGCCAATACGACCTCGACGATTACTACGCCGTCCGTCGAGCGAGCACAGGTGCCGCTCAGGCTGCGACAGGGCAGGGCGGGGCGTACGACGAGATGGACGACCCCTACTTTGCCGAACAACACGTCACCTGCACCGCCCTGGGTGCCAACCAGGTGCAGTTGTATCTGCAAGGCGTGCATTGCGCGGCCTGCGTCTGGCTGGTCGAACGATTGCCGCGGGTCGTGCCGGGGGCAATCGAGGCGCGGCTGAACCTCGGCCGTTCGACGGTCGACCTCACGTGGGACCCGCAGCAGGTAACGCTCGCGCAAATTGCTCGCGCGCTGGATCGATTCGGTTATGCTCCGCACCCCGTCAACTCGGATCTCAACGCGTTGGCCTTTCGCCGCGAAGATCGCGCCTGGCTGGTCAAGCTGGCGATTGCCGGTGCCTGCGCCGGTAACGCGATGCTGATTGCCTTTGCGCTCTACGCGGGCATGTTCAGCACGATGGCCACCGGGCATGCCAACCTGTTTCGCTGGGCGAGCGCCCTCGTCGGGGGCGTGGCGCTGCTGGGCCCCGGCGCGGTGTTCTTTCGCGGGGCCTGGGCCGCGCTGCGTACGCGCACGCCGCACATGGACGTGCCGATCGCGCTGGGGTTAGCGGCCGGCGGCATCGCCGGCGTGATCAATACCGTGCTGGGGATCGGCGAGATTTACTTCGACTCGCTGGCCGTGCTCGTGTTTTTCCTGCTGTTGGGCCGCTGGATCCAGTTTCGCCAGCAACGTCACGCGGCGGACAGCGTGGCGCTGCTTCGCTGCCTGACCCCGCGCCTCGCACATCGCGTCGAAGAGGACCAGGTGCGCTCGATTCCGCTGGACGCGCTGCGGCCCGGCGACCTGGCCGAGGTCCGTGTCGGCGAATTGGTGCCGGCCGACGGCGTAGTGACTTCCGGACAATCGACGCTGGACCAGGCCATTCTGACCGGCGAAGCAACGCCCGTGACCGTGGGCCCCGGTGAAGCGATCGTGGCCGGCGCGACGAACCTGTCGGCACCGCTGCGGTTGCGCGTCGAAGCGGTCGGCTACGACACCCGCGTCGGCCGGCTGTTGCGTCTGGTCGAGCAAGCCACGGCGGAAAAAACGCCGCTGTTGCGGCTTGCCGATCGCATGAGCGGATACTTTGTCGCCGTCGTGCTCGTGCTGGCGGTGGGTACCTTGGCCTGGTGGTGGGTCCATCGTGACTGGTCGGTTGCGATCGAGAACGCGGTGGCGCTGTTGATCGTCTCGTGCCCTTGTGCCTTGGGGCTGGCCACGCCGCTGGCCCTGGCCGTGGCGTACGGGCGCGCGGCGCGGCGCGGCATCCTGATCAAGTCGGGCGACGTGCTCGAGCATCTGGCGCGTCCCGGACGCATCTGGCTCGACAAGACCGGGACCCTCACAGCCGGCAAGCTCCGCGTCTTGCGCTTCATTGGCGAGGGCGGTTGGCGGCCTCATGTCGCCCTGCTCGAACGCTCGGCGACGCACCCCTTGGCGCAGGCCCTGGCACGCGACCTGGCGGTCGACATGCGTGCCGCCGAGCTGGCGTCCCTCGAAGTCGAGCGGTTCGAGCAGATTCACGGCCAGGGGATCGTCGGTCGCGTCGCCGGGCACGAGCTGGTCGTCGGTTCGGCGGTGCTGCTGGCCGATCGGCAGATCGCGCTGGGCGACGAGCTGGCCGGCCACTTGCCCCGGCTTGCCGCCGAGGGGCTGACGCCGGTGCTGATCGCCGGCGACGGCGCGGGCGTTGCGCTCGCGGCGCTGGGCGACGAGTTGCGGGCCGATGCTTTGCCGTCGGTCGAAGCGCTGCGGGCCCTGGGGTGGGACGTTGGCATCCTCTCTGGCGATCACCCGCTGCTGGTCGAACGTG
- a CDS encoding c-type cytochrome: MAESQDVVRDHGYDGIQEYDNPLPGWWNFLFYGSIIFSALYMLYYHTGAPNRSRDDAYNKAVADNLRLQFAEIGELQPDEATLLKYMAEPRWLTVGELVFKGNCVSCHGPEGQGLVGPNLHDDSWIHVKTLTDIPKVITNGAKGGAMPAWKTRLHPNEVVLVACYVANMRSAPLTSGKPPEKEAKVIPAWPAVPPPSAAPAAAPEAPATNATGGTEAASQPPSGAS; this comes from the coding sequence ATGGCTGAATCACAAGACGTCGTCCGCGATCACGGCTACGACGGCATCCAGGAATACGACAACCCCTTGCCCGGCTGGTGGAACTTCTTGTTCTACGGCTCGATCATCTTCTCGGCGCTGTACATGCTGTACTACCACACCGGTGCGCCGAACCGGTCGCGCGACGACGCCTACAACAAGGCCGTGGCCGATAATCTGCGGCTGCAGTTTGCCGAGATCGGCGAATTGCAGCCCGACGAGGCGACGCTGCTCAAGTACATGGCCGAGCCGCGCTGGTTGACCGTCGGTGAGTTGGTGTTCAAGGGCAACTGCGTCTCGTGCCACGGGCCCGAGGGGCAAGGGCTCGTCGGGCCGAACCTGCACGACGACAGTTGGATCCACGTCAAGACGCTGACCGACATCCCCAAGGTGATCACCAACGGGGCCAAGGGCGGCGCCATGCCGGCCTGGAAGACTCGATTGCACCCCAACGAGGTCGTGTTGGTGGCCTGCTATGTGGCCAATATGCGTAGCGCACCGTTGACTTCCGGCAAACCGCCGGAAAAAGAAGCGAAGGTGATCCCAGCGTGGCCTGCGGTGCCGCCGCCATCGGCCGCGCCGGCCGCCGCTCCTGAAGCCCCAGCGACCAACGCCACCGGTGGAACGGAAGCCGCGAGCCAGCCCCCGAGCGGGGCCAGCTGA
- the ccoN gene encoding cytochrome-c oxidase, cbb3-type subunit I: MSVAAESHNSPTVAGTAKGGRLEEFSYDDAIVRMFATATLVWGIVGTLAGLIVAMLLVWPNLSFGLEYITFARLRPLHTNAAIFAFAGNALFCAIYYSTQRLCKARMFSDKLSRLHFWGWQLIIVLAAVTLPLGITQGKEYAELEWPIDLLIAVVWLGFFGVNFFGTLAKRRERHMYVALWFYVATIVTVTVLHVFNSLVVPAGLFKSYSVYAGVQDAFMQWWYGHNAVAFFLTTPFLGLMYYFLPKAAERPVFSYKLSIVHFWSLVFLYIWAGPHHLHYTALPEWASTLGMLFSVMLWMPSWGGMINGLFTLRGAWAKVTADPVLKFYVVGITFYGMSTFEGPMLSVKSVNALSHYTDWTVAHVHGGALGWNGFMTFGMIYWLLPRIFQTPLYSKRLAEWHFWIGTVAILLYIVPIYVAGLTQGLMWRAIDEQGRLIYPDFVETVQKLLPLWQLRVVGGALYVAGLVMMAVNYALTWATRPKTYDVPVYAAAPLSATYVEPKPARAALEAVSDVGQKLHHLGELNWHRAWEGLPVRFTVWVILAVIAASLFEIIPTFLIRANVPSIATVKPYTPLEVYGRDLYVAHGCYNCHSQMIRPILAETKRYGEYSKPGEFVYDHPFQWGSRRIGPDMAREGGKQSSLWHYLHFENPGKVTPGSVMPAYPVFAASDINFKTIPERVQALSYLGVPYTEELKQAEELARAQAQKVAGDIVAQGGPEGLGEKQVVAIIAYLQRLGTDLYATPAAPAATPTSPAPAPEQPAVTQEQPAGATPQARADETANPATEDRSGG, encoded by the coding sequence ATGAGTGTCGCTGCAGAATCACATAACTCTCCCACAGTCGCAGGCACGGCCAAGGGCGGCCGGCTCGAAGAGTTCAGCTACGACGACGCGATCGTGCGCATGTTCGCTACCGCGACGCTCGTCTGGGGCATCGTGGGCACGCTGGCCGGGCTGATTGTCGCGATGCTGCTCGTGTGGCCAAACCTGAGTTTTGGCCTGGAATACATCACCTTTGCCCGCTTGCGTCCGCTGCATACGAATGCGGCAATCTTCGCCTTCGCCGGCAACGCGCTGTTTTGTGCGATCTACTACTCGACGCAGCGGTTGTGCAAAGCGCGGATGTTCAGCGACAAGCTCAGTCGCCTGCATTTCTGGGGCTGGCAGTTGATCATCGTGCTGGCCGCCGTGACGTTGCCCTTGGGAATCACGCAAGGCAAGGAATACGCCGAGCTCGAATGGCCCATCGACTTGTTGATCGCCGTCGTGTGGCTGGGCTTTTTTGGCGTGAACTTTTTCGGCACCCTGGCCAAGCGCCGCGAGCGCCACATGTACGTGGCGCTGTGGTTCTACGTGGCCACGATCGTCACCGTCACGGTGCTGCATGTCTTCAACAGCCTGGTCGTGCCCGCCGGCCTGTTCAAGAGCTACTCGGTCTATGCCGGCGTGCAAGACGCCTTCATGCAATGGTGGTACGGGCACAACGCCGTGGCGTTCTTCCTCACCACGCCCTTCTTGGGCTTGATGTACTATTTCCTGCCCAAGGCCGCCGAGCGTCCGGTGTTTTCGTACAAGCTGAGCATCGTGCACTTCTGGTCACTGGTGTTCCTGTACATCTGGGCCGGCCCGCACCACTTGCACTACACGGCGCTGCCCGAATGGGCCTCGACCCTGGGCATGCTGTTCTCGGTCATGCTGTGGATGCCGTCCTGGGGCGGCATGATCAACGGGTTGTTCACGCTGCGCGGCGCCTGGGCCAAGGTGACGGCCGACCCGGTGCTCAAGTTCTACGTGGTCGGCATTACGTTCTACGGCATGTCGACGTTCGAAGGCCCGATGCTCAGCGTCAAGAGCGTCAATGCTCTGTCGCACTACACCGACTGGACGGTCGCCCACGTGCACGGCGGTGCCTTGGGTTGGAACGGGTTCATGACCTTCGGCATGATCTACTGGCTGCTGCCGCGTATCTTCCAGACGCCGCTTTACAGCAAGAGGCTGGCCGAGTGGCACTTCTGGATCGGTACCGTCGCGATCCTGCTTTACATCGTGCCGATCTACGTGGCCGGCTTGACCCAAGGGCTCATGTGGCGCGCGATCGACGAGCAGGGCCGCTTGATCTATCCCGACTTCGTCGAGACAGTCCAAAAGTTGCTCCCGCTGTGGCAGCTGCGCGTGGTCGGCGGCGCGCTGTATGTCGCCGGCCTCGTCATGATGGCCGTCAACTATGCCCTGACCTGGGCCACGCGACCCAAGACCTATGATGTGCCGGTCTATGCCGCGGCGCCGCTCTCGGCGACCTATGTCGAGCCGAAGCCGGCCCGAGCCGCGCTCGAGGCCGTCTCGGACGTCGGTCAAAAGCTGCACCACTTGGGTGAGCTCAACTGGCATCGAGCCTGGGAAGGGCTGCCCGTGCGGTTCACCGTCTGGGTGATCCTGGCCGTGATCGCCGCGTCGCTGTTCGAGATCATTCCCACGTTCCTGATTCGGGCCAATGTCCCGTCGATCGCCACGGTCAAGCCGTACACGCCGCTCGAGGTTTACGGCCGCGACTTGTACGTGGCCCACGGCTGCTACAACTGCCACTCGCAGATGATTCGTCCGATCCTGGCCGAGACGAAGCGCTACGGCGAATACTCCAAGCCGGGCGAGTTCGTTTACGACCATCCGTTCCAATGGGGCTCACGCCGCATCGGTCCGGACATGGCCCGCGAAGGCGGCAAACAATCGTCGTTGTGGCACTACCTGCACTTCGAGAACCCCGGCAAGGTCACGCCAGGCTCGGTGATGCCCGCGTACCCGGTGTTCGCCGCCAGCGACATCAACTTCAAGACGATCCCGGAGCGCGTCCAGGCGCTGTCGTATCTCGGTGTGCCGTACACCGAAGAGCTCAAGCAGGCCGAAGAGTTGGCCCGCGCTCAGGCCCAAAAGGTGGCTGGCGACATCGTGGCCCAAGGCGGGCCGGAAGGGCTCGGAGAGAAGCAGGTCGTGGCGATCATCGCCTACTTGCAGCGATTGGGCACCGATTTGTACGCCACCCCGGCGGCTCCGGCTGCGACGCCTACGTCGCCGGCGCCGGCCCCGGAGCAACCGGCCGTGACCCAGGAGCAGCCCGCTGGCGCGACACCGCAAGCCCGAGCCGACGAGACTGCAAACCCCGCAACGGAGGACCGGTCCGGTGGTTGA
- the ccoG gene encoding cytochrome c oxidase accessory protein CcoG, with protein sequence MNSSLLEPEEHVLSTLERDGTRRWLKPRLSQGAWWQRRKAVAYFLVILFIALPYIRINGLPAILLDIRSRHFTFFGFTFLPTDTLLLALFMVCVFLSIFLATALLGRVWCGWACPQTVYLEYVYRPIERLLDGTVGRGGPPTRNPAAWRRIVKWLIYLAISMVLAHAFLAYFVGIDRLARWVRQSPLEHPTPFLVMVITTGLMMFDFVFFREQLCLIACPYGRFQSVLLDRESLIVAYDHRRGEPRGKVAKAGPQLNVVQGDCVDCGACVRTCPTGIDIRGGLQMECVHCTQCIDACDAIMDRLERPRGLIRYSSQDGIEGVKKPFFRPRLAIYIPVLLIAFGAFATMLVLKQSYDVTILRGLGNPFTVATDGQIQNLLRIKLVNRSTHEQTFRFSVVGRDDLKLNSDGQDIRLDVGHTLTQPVLVTIPPTAFKLAWIDVQLAVENQDGERRVLECRLLGPRHTVR encoded by the coding sequence ATGAACTCCTCATTACTGGAACCGGAAGAGCACGTCCTGTCGACCTTGGAGCGTGACGGGACGAGGCGCTGGCTCAAGCCGCGCCTGTCGCAGGGCGCCTGGTGGCAACGGCGCAAGGCCGTGGCCTATTTCTTGGTGATCCTGTTCATCGCGTTGCCCTACATACGGATCAACGGGCTGCCGGCCATTCTGCTGGACATTCGCTCGCGGCACTTCACGTTCTTCGGCTTCACTTTTCTGCCGACCGACACGTTGCTGCTCGCGCTGTTCATGGTCTGCGTGTTCCTGTCGATCTTTCTGGCCACGGCGCTGCTGGGACGCGTCTGGTGCGGTTGGGCCTGCCCGCAGACCGTGTACCTGGAATACGTCTATCGTCCCATCGAGCGGCTGCTCGACGGCACCGTGGGGCGCGGCGGTCCGCCGACGCGCAACCCGGCCGCTTGGCGCCGGATCGTCAAGTGGCTGATCTATCTGGCCATCTCGATGGTCCTGGCGCACGCCTTCCTGGCCTATTTCGTGGGCATCGACCGGTTGGCACGCTGGGTCCGGCAGTCGCCCCTGGAACATCCGACGCCGTTCCTCGTGATGGTCATCACAACCGGCCTGATGATGTTCGACTTCGTCTTCTTCCGCGAGCAGTTATGCCTGATCGCTTGCCCCTATGGGCGGTTTCAATCGGTGCTCTTGGATCGCGAGTCGCTGATCGTGGCTTACGATCATCGGCGCGGCGAGCCGCGCGGCAAGGTGGCCAAAGCAGGCCCGCAGCTGAACGTCGTGCAGGGCGATTGCGTCGACTGCGGCGCCTGCGTCCGCACTTGCCCGACCGGCATCGATATTCGCGGCGGGCTGCAGATGGAGTGCGTGCATTGCACCCAGTGCATCGATGCCTGCGACGCCATCATGGACCGCCTCGAGCGGCCCCGCGGATTGATCCGCTATTCTTCGCAGGACGGCATCGAGGGCGTGAAGAAGCCGTTCTTCCGGCCGCGGCTGGCGATCTATATTCCGGTCCTGTTGATCGCGTTCGGCGCGTTCGCCACGATGCTGGTGCTGAAACAGTCGTACGACGTGACCATCTTGCGCGGGCTCGGCAATCCGTTTACCGTGGCCACCGACGGGCAGATCCAGAACCTGCTGCGGATCAAGCTCGTCAATCGTTCTACTCACGAACAGACGTTCCGTTTCAGCGTCGTCGGCCGCGACGACCTGAAGCTCAACTCCGACGGTCAGGATATCCGCCTCGACGTCGGTCACACGCTCACGCAACCCGTCCTCGTTACGATTCCTCCGACGGCGTTTAAGCTGGCCTGGATCGACGTGCAATTGGCCGTCGAAAATCAGGACGGTGAACGCAGGGTGCTCGAATGTCGCTTGTTGGGTCCTCGTCACACGGTTCGTTGA
- a CDS encoding FixH family protein has product MSLVGSSSHGSLTGATLAAHSGNLDAESSELKARWLWGAVIVGLLLFQIAACLLIIYLATSDASMAVVPEYHEKALHWDDAQAAQRASDALGWQASWAFDDTVDVLGRREIRLSLHDASGRPVGGAMPTVEVFHHAHAAAAERFTLVELGSGSGLYSFVARVSRPGIWELRLRAVRGQDTFLWNSQNTLNELTSPTPPQP; this is encoded by the coding sequence ATGTCGCTTGTTGGGTCCTCGTCACACGGTTCGTTGACCGGCGCCACGCTGGCCGCCCACTCGGGCAATCTCGATGCGGAATCGAGTGAGCTCAAGGCTCGGTGGCTGTGGGGCGCCGTGATCGTCGGGCTGCTGCTGTTCCAGATCGCCGCCTGCCTGCTGATCATCTACCTGGCCACGAGCGATGCGAGCATGGCCGTCGTGCCGGAATACCACGAGAAGGCGCTGCACTGGGACGACGCCCAAGCCGCCCAACGCGCCAGCGATGCGCTGGGGTGGCAGGCCAGCTGGGCGTTCGACGACACGGTCGACGTGCTCGGCCGTCGCGAAATCCGGCTTAGCCTGCACGATGCGTCGGGTCGCCCCGTCGGCGGCGCGATGCCCACCGTCGAGGTGTTTCACCATGCCCATGCCGCCGCGGCCGAGCGGTTCACGCTGGTCGAGTTGGGGAGCGGCAGCGGGCTGTACAGTTTCGTAGCGCGGGTCAGCCGGCCCGGCATTTGGGAACTGCGCCTGAGGGCTGTGCGCGGCCAGGACACGTTTCTGTGGAATTCCCAGAACACGCTGAACGAACTTACTTCGCCCACGCCCCCTCAACCGTGA
- a CDS encoding sulfite exporter TauE/SafE family protein encodes MTALFWATFVASLLGSPHCAGMCGPLALVAAAHGSRHDRRPMLAWALYHGARLIGYATLGATAAAFGAAVDLGADWLGLQRIAAVLAGAMMIVLGTIALARLWGRGMLHFSAPRWLQTRLQAAHRRLGTWPPQARAAAIGALTVFLPCGWLYAFVITAAGTATPWLGAAVMFVFWLGTVPLLSALAFGARPLAARLGRAAPLLTAVLLIAVGVQTVAVRAWANYQGLSAPAVATTLDGAVRHIEQLPERSMPCCHE; translated from the coding sequence ATGACGGCCTTGTTCTGGGCAACGTTCGTGGCCAGTCTCTTGGGGAGCCCGCATTGCGCAGGCATGTGCGGTCCGCTGGCGTTGGTCGCCGCGGCCCACGGTTCGCGCCACGATCGCCGTCCGATGCTGGCCTGGGCCCTTTACCACGGTGCCCGGCTGATCGGTTATGCAACTCTGGGCGCGACCGCCGCGGCATTCGGGGCGGCGGTCGATTTGGGCGCCGACTGGCTGGGTTTGCAGCGCATCGCCGCGGTGCTGGCCGGCGCGATGATGATCGTGCTCGGCACGATTGCCCTGGCCCGGCTGTGGGGGCGCGGGATGCTGCATTTTTCCGCGCCGCGCTGGTTGCAAACGCGGCTCCAGGCCGCGCATCGTCGCTTGGGCACCTGGCCGCCCCAGGCCCGGGCCGCGGCGATCGGCGCCCTGACGGTGTTCCTGCCGTGTGGCTGGCTGTATGCGTTCGTCATCACGGCGGCCGGGACGGCCACCCCCTGGTTGGGCGCCGCGGTGATGTTCGTGTTCTGGCTGGGCACCGTGCCTCTGCTCTCGGCGCTGGCGTTCGGGGCGCGGCCGCTGGCGGCGCGGCTGGGGCGTGCCGCGCCCTTGCTCACGGCCGTCCTGCTGATCGCCGTGGGAGTGCAAACGGTTGCCGTGCGGGCGTGGGCCAATTATCAAGGCTTGTCGGCCCCCGCGGTCGCCACGACGCTCGACGGTGCCGTTCGGCACATCGAGCAACTTCCCGAACGGTCGATGCCCTGTTGTCATGAGTAA